The following is a genomic window from Polaribacter atrinae.
GACTTATCTTCTAATAATTGTCTGTAATTGGCATTTCTTCCTTGTTCAAAACCGCCAGATTTATACGTTTTATTTAATAAATTATTTACGGTTGCAAAAACACTGATGTAATAACCATTAATGAGAAAAGATTTTCCTCCAACCAGATTTACAACAGAATAATCATCGAATTTTTCTTGAATTAAAAGTTCTTTGGCTACCTCATTATCATACTCTAAAAAGGGCAATCCATCATCATCAGTATAAAAATTTCGAGATCTATTTAAAGGGGAAATATCTATAAATGTGTTGCTAAAAAAGTTAAGTGTTGCCCCACCCCACCAATACGACGGATCTCTATATTCAAACCCTACGGAATACGCATTTTGAGGTCCAGCAGCTAATTTGTAATTCTGAAGGTTTGTAGTACCAAAATCTTTAAATCCATTTACAAAACCTGCTGATAAAGATTCCGTATCTGCTTCTGTTGTTAAATATAAATTAGGATTATTATCATACGTAAATTGACCAATAGCAGCGGCTCCTTTTAAATTTAAGGTTGATGTAACCTGAGCCTCTAACCCTACTTCTAAACCCAAATGTTTTTTACTAATTCCGCTTAGAATTTCTTGTACAAAAGCGGTATTATCGCCTCCAACACCATCAGCAAAATAAAAAGAAATCTCTGTAGCATCTTTTATAGACGTATAATATGCGGTTACTTTAGAGGTAATAATCGGACTTCTAAAAACATAGCTGATATCCGTAGAAAGCGTTTTTTCACTTTGTAAATCTAAAACCACATTGTTATTTTCTCTAGAATTAGAAAAGGTGTTTCTGGTGGTAGGCGCAGTAGTTATATATGCAGCATTTATATCTATTAAATGACGGCCTGTAATTTTATAAGTTACTCCCGTTTTAAAACCATAATTCATGAATTTTTGTAGCTCCGACATTCCTAAAGAATTCTCAGAAAAACTTCCGTTTTTATACAAACCTTCTCGCTGATGTGTTGTACTAGAAACATTTAGAGCGGCATAGAAATCTGTTTTATTGTATCTGAATTGTGCTTGTGTAAAAGCAGCTATTATGGTTGTATTTAAATTGAAATTATACTTGAATACATCTCCTTTCCCAACTATTCTATTCGGATTTAAAAGATCGTTTTGTTTTTCTTCTTCCGTTGCACCAAAAGGATCAATATCTAAATATCCATCTCCTCCTAATACATCGATAACAGTTGCAAAATTATGAGAACGTAGTTGTTTGTATTCAACTTTTCCGTTAACAGAAATATGATTATTTACCTCTGTATTTAGAATGGAATTTATTGTAAATTGGTTGTCATCGTTTCTATCTTCATACAAAACATAGGCATTTTCTAAGCCTGAATCATTATTTGTTCTATTTGCATCAAAAATTTGATTCCAATTTATTTGTCCGTCATTTATAAAATTATTCTCTGCATCATAAGCACCTTCAAAATCATCATATCTTAAAAAATAACTTGGTAATTTTTGATAATAAGCAGCACTCGGGTTAGCACCTCCATTATAATCTATTCTACTATTACCAATTCTTCCAAATTGATATGCAACATTTGTGTTTATAGATGTTTTTTCGGAAAGATTCCAATAATGGTTTAACATTAAAATAGGTTCGCTGACTTCTTTAATTCTAGAATTTGTCTTATTTCCGTTTAAAAAACCCCAATAATCATTGTATTTTATACCTTTTAAATCATACACTTCTTGTGTATTAGGTGATGATTTACCTCTTCTATTTGGAGTGAAAATTCCTGTAAAATTAATACTGCTTTTGTCATTTAATTTTTTCTCGATGGATGCAAAAAAGGAATATGCATTGTAAGAAGTAGCATCATTAAAACCTTCGTTTCCAACCCTTCTACTACCTGAAAAAGTGAAAGCCCAGTTGTTTTTTAACATTCCGCTAGAATAGGTTGCCATCATTCTATGTTGATAACTTCTGTTTGAGGAAGAATAAGAAAAACGTAACCCAGGTCTTTGTTCAGAAGCTCTAGTATTCATATTTGTAGCTCCTAAAAGCCCTCCAAAAGTAACATCAGAAGGTGTTAAGCCATTTCTAAATTCTTGATTTCTCAACACATCATTCAATCCTCCCCAATTTCCCCACTGCGCTCTTCCATCATAGATTTTATTCATTTCTATGCCGTTAATGAGTACTTTTCCGTTCCCGGAATCCAGTCCTTTTATCTTAAAAAAAGACGAACTAAATTCATAAGCGGCAGTTCTAAGAAAAATATCTTTAGACGCTTGTAGTAATCCAGAAATATTATCTGCAGAACTAGCATCATCATTTAACTCATCATCTGTAAGTGTAATTAAACTTAAATCTTGGTTTTCTACAACCTCCTTGTACAAGAATATTTTTCCTAAATCTAAAGTTTCCCCAAAAAGTTCGATTGGGATGTTTTGAGTTTCATACCCAACCAATTTTAATTCTAAAATAGCTTTTCCATTTTGAAAATTCTTGAGTATAAAATTCCCTTTTAAGTCTGTAGTTTGACTTATAGCAGTGCTTTTTAAGGTGACTAAAACACCTTTAATCGGTTTCTTAGAATTGTTTTCTAAAACAATTCCCGTAACTATACTTTGTCCATTAACCTCAATAAAAGAAGCTAACAACAAGCAAGTTGCCATAACAATTTTTTTCATAAATAAGAGGTATTCTAAATTTTCTTTCGCACTTAAAGTTAGTAAAAAAAAACTATCTTCCCTATTTTTGAGTTTACTTACCCCGTAAAACAGCTTTAGTTTCTTACTTTTGTTGGATACTAAAAACACTAAAATGAGTAAAAAAATATTTTTTATTTTTATTTTTTCGCTAACAATTACGGTTTGTAATTCTCAGAAAAACGGAAAAAAATATAATATTAGAACCGTTGCTTTTTACAATTTAGAAAACTTATTTGACACAATTAATGATGTAAATAAGAATGACGAAGCAAGTCCGATAATGGAGTTAAAATCGAACAGATCTAAGGTTTATTGGGATAAAATTGAAAAACTAAGCAGTACGATTGCTCAAATTGGTGCAGACAAAACAAATACAAGTCCTGCTATTATTGGTGTTTCTGAAGTAGAAAATTTAAGTGTTTTAGAAGACTTAATACACTCTAAACACTTAATAAAAAATGATTACGGAATTATACATTACAATTCTCCTGATAAAAGAGGGATAGACGTTGCATTTTTATATCAGAAAAAATACTTTAACCCGATACATCACGAGGCATTTAATCCGAAAATATTTAAGGACAATTATCCCGTTTACACTAGAGATCAGTTATTAGTTTCTGGTTATTTAGATGATGAGTTGATACATATTATTGTAAATCATTGGCCTTCTAGAAGAGGTGGTGAAGCTGCAAGCAGACCTAATAGAGAAAAAGCTGCTTACCAGAATACTAAAATTATAGAACAAGTTAGAAAACAAGATACCAATGCTAAGATTTTAATTATGGGAGATTTTAATGATGACCCTAATAACTCTAGCTTTAAAAATGTTCTAAAAACTAAAAGCAGAAAAAAAGAGGTAACTGAAGGAGACTTATACAATCCTTATGAAGACATGTTTCGTAGAGGTTTTAACACCTTAAAATATAGAGATAAAATAAATTTATTTGATATGATTTTCTTTACGTCTCCGTTATTAGATAAAGGCGAAAAAGATTTTTCTACCTATAAAATGTTTAAAGCAATGATTTTTAACAAGCGCTTTTTAACAACAAAAAAGGGTAAATATAAAGGATATCCTTTTAGAAGTTTTTCTGGCGGAAATTACACCGGTGGTTATTCTGACCATTATCCTGTTTATTTGTATTTGATTAAAGAAGCGAAATAGTCTTAATAATTATACCGTTTTTCTTTGCGTTCAATTTGTCTTTTCAGATCTTTTAGTGAGAAATTTTATAAAGTTTGGTAATTGTTGTGGTATTACTGTTATGAGATTTCTCAATACTTCGAAATGACAATTGGGGTGGTTTATTTTGCGTTCAGTTTTATGAGATTTCTCTTAGTATCGAAATGAGAATTGTATTGGTTTACTGCTGCGTTATCATCGTTATGAGACTTTTTATTCCTTTTGAAGTTACTATATTTTTTTTTTAATAACTATTCTATCTATTTCTCTATACGCGTTAAGGATAGAGTAATTGTTTGAGCTCTTTTTTATTCTTTTTCTGAATAAAAAAAGCGAGTGCGAAAGCCTGACCCTTGTGGTAACGCCCAAAACAATTACAAAAACCTTATAAAACACAAAACCCCGCAACTTAAATGTTGCGGGGTTTTTTGATAAAAAATTATTGCCTTTATAATATAATACTTAAGACTATTTAGTTTTAAATTTATAATATAAGTATGTGTAAGCGTCACGAGGTATAATTGTAATCCACTTTTTGTGTTTTAAATACCATTTAAAACGTATAGAATTGACTCCTTTTGTTAGATAAGATGCAATAAAAGGGTGTACATTTAACTGTATTTTCCCTCCTTTAGAGGTTGACATAAATTTCTCTAAATCTGCTTCTATTTTGTCTAACAAAACAATAGGTGCTTCTACTTCTCCATTTTTGTTTGGGTTGGCTTCGGTAGTTTTTATACTTAACTCTGGTCTTACCCTTTGTCTTGTAATTTGTACCAATCCAAATTTACTTGGAGGTAATATTTTGTGCTTTGTTCTATCTAAAGCCATTTGATCTTTTAGATGCTGAAACAGTTTATTTCTGTTTTCTGCTTTGTGCATATCAATAAAATCTACAACTATAATTCCTCCCATATCACGCAGTTGTAACTGTCGTGCTATTTCGGTAGCTGAAATTAGATTTACTTCTAATGCAGTATCTTCTTGAGAACCAGCTTTATTAGAACGATTTCCGCTATTTACATCAATAACATGTAATGCTTCTGTGTGCTCTATAACTAAATAGGCACCTTTACTCATAGAAACTGTTTTTCCAAACGATGTTTTAATTTGCCTTTCTATTCCGTATTTTTCAAAAATAGGAGTTTCAGATCTGTGTAATTTTACAATTTTTTCCTTTTCAGGATAAATTTCTTGTAAATACTCTTTTATTTCTTCTTTCAAAGTTTCATCATTTGTTACAATACTAGTAAAAGAATCATTCATTACATCTCTTAAAATAGATGATGCTCTGTTTAACTCGCTTAAAATTTTTGTTGGTGTGTTTGTATTTGGTATACTTTTACACATTCTTACCCAACGTTCTAATGAGTTTTGCAAATCTTTATCTAGTTCTGCTACTTTTTTGCCTTCGGCAACAGTTCTTAAAATAACACCAAACCCTTTTGGTTTAATGCTTTTTGCTAATCTTTTTAAACGTTCTTTTTCTTTTGGGTCTGCTATTTTTTGAGAAACAGAAACTCGGTTAGAAAAAGGAACTAAAACCAAATATCTACCTGCTATAGACAACTCAGAACTTAATCGTGGTCCTTTTGTAGAAATTGGTTCTTTTACTATTTGTACTAACAGGTTTTGCCCTGTTTTTAGTACTTGGTTAATACTACCGTCTTTGTTAATGTCTTCCTCTTTTTGGAAGCTCTTTAAAGTGAATTCTTTATACTTACCTGTGCTTACTTTCTTAATGAACGAATTTAATGAGTTTACTTGCGCACCTAAATCATGATAATGTAAAAACCCATCTTTTGGGTATCCTACATTTACAAAGGCTGCATTTAAACCAGTTAAAACTTTTCCTATTTTGGCTAAAAATATATCGCCAACCGAGAATTTGTTATCACTAGTTTCATTATTTAATTCAATAAGTTTTCCATCTCTTAATAAGGCAAAATCAATATCAGATGAATTTGAACGAATTATTAATTCTGTTTTCATGCTGAAATGGTTTTAACTCTACACATAATTGTGCAGATGGGATTAATATTGTCAGGTATTTTGTAATACCGTGTGAGATTGTATAATCTCTTATGTCAATGAACTTTTTTGTTTTTCGCTTACAATAAACGAAAAAGTAAGCGGATGCTTACTTTTTCTTCTTGTGTCTATTTGCTCTTGCTCTTTTCTTTCTCTTGTGTGTAGAGATCTTAGCTCTTTTTCTTTTTTTACCGCTTGGCATAATGTTTAGAATTTTTAAACCCGTTAAGATTTAGATTAATATTGTGTGTTTGTTACTTTACTACTACTTTACTTTTCACTCCTTCAGTAAAAGTTTTTGCCGGTTTAAAGGCTGGAATATTGTGTGCTGGAATCTTAATTGTAGTATTCTTAGAAATATTTCTACCAGTCTTTTCTGCTCTTGTTTTGATAATAAAACTACCAAAACCTCTCAAATAAACGTTGTCGCCATTTTCTAATGCATCTTTCACTTCAGTCATGAATGCTTCTACAGTTGCTAATACATCTGTTTTTTCGATTCCTGATTTATCTGAAATTTTTGATACTATATCTGCTTTCGTCATGTCTCTATATTTACTATATTTTTATTAATTTACTTTCAAAAATGCGGATGCAAATATATGATAATTAATCAACTCTAAGCATTTTAAAGTAAAAAAAGTAAAAGTTATTAAGCGAAAAAAAATCTAAGATTAAAATCTTAGATTTTTTCGCTTATTTAGTATTTATACTATTATAATTTGATTACAAACCAAAAATCTGCATCAGCATTACTTACATACTTAACCTCTGTTGGGTTATCCTCAGAATTCAATTCTGTCGTATAAGGTGACCCACCTATGATTAAATCAAGTAAGGGTTCTAACTGAGTATAAAAAGTCCAGTTAAGACCTGGCTCTACTTTAGACATCGCTATTTGATTTGAACCTCCATAAACAGGAGAAAAAGATATAATATATTGTGCAGAATAATTACCTGAACGAAATAATATAGCTTGCTCTGTTAATCCACCGATAGTTGTATTTCCAATTAATATTTTTGTAGATAAAATCTCTCCCCAAGTAGCATAATTGACATTATAAACATCAACGAAAGAATTATAAAAACTTGTAGAAACATTATTAGCATCAGTAACATCTTCTATAAACCAATCTTGTGCCATATCTACAGGAAATGTAGCTAACTCAATTATTGTACTACCATCTAAAGAAACTAATTGATCTGCTTCTGTATCTAGAGTAAAATCACTAACTTCATTACCGTTAATAATGGTTGTTTCATAAAGTTTAATACCATTATCCGTATAAATAAAAGCTACATCTAAATCTTCTGACGGAAGAACAACATGTCTACCACTTAAACTAATAGGACTTACAGTACCATCTATATTTATAAAACCAGATGCAGCTGATAAATAATCATTAATCCCTGTAACTTTCGTTAAATATTCCTCTGGAGTTTCGGTAAGCTTTATCATTTTCATAATGTTTCCAAACTTTTTCCCTTTCATAGTAATAGTATCTTCTGTACTAGATAATAAGAAAAATTCGTAGTCACCTTCAAACCCATCAGCATTCGTTGAACTTGGATTAGCAAAGAAGTGCGTAAGCCAATTATATGTATTAAGAGTTAAAACAGGTCCTCCTGAAGCAATAACATTATACATATTAGATTGAGGATCATCAAAACCTAATTCCATTACTACATTTGCTGTTAAATCTTCATTAAACTTCATAACAAAATTATAACCTCCGTAAGATTGATCCACTCCAACATAGTATTCAACAACCCAACCGTTTTCTGAAGAAATTAACAATTCTTTGTACTCACTAATTGCATTTTGTATTCTCTCAGAGCTAGACTCTTCAAACACCATTTCTTCAGTATTATCAATACAAGAAGTTGCCATTACAATTAACAGCAAAAAAGCGAATGATTTTTTTATATATTTTTTCATGTGTCTTTTTAGTTTATATTATCTAAATCTTGTGAAGATAAATTAGCATATCTGTTTTGTATCTCGTCTCTCAACTCATCCATATCAATACCCCAGCTATTTTTTAAATATGCTTTAATTATTGCTATCTTTTGATTAATTAACGGACCTCCTACATCACCAGCTTGGTCAATTGTTGCTGCCCAATCAGCCTCCGTAGACAATACATAATGAGATATCAATTCAACAAAATCGTCACTAACCTGATTACTAGAATAATCACTAATAAAACCAGCTTCTAAAGACTCATTATCACCCCATGCAGTACTCCATTCATCACCAATATAACCTGCCCCTACAATTTGCGTAAAATCTGCTGAGAAAGGTATGTTTTGGTGTAAAACATGGCCGAACTCATGATGTATGGTATTAAAGTAATAGTTATTTAATTGCTCTGGACTCGTTTCATCTAATTCATTAACTCCATACAATGA
Proteins encoded in this region:
- a CDS encoding carboxypeptidase-like regulatory domain-containing protein is translated as MKKIVMATCLLLASFIEVNGQSIVTGIVLENNSKKPIKGVLVTLKSTAISQTTDLKGNFILKNFQNGKAILELKLVGYETQNIPIELFGETLDLGKIFLYKEVVENQDLSLITLTDDELNDDASSADNISGLLQASKDIFLRTAAYEFSSSFFKIKGLDSGNGKVLINGIEMNKIYDGRAQWGNWGGLNDVLRNQEFRNGLTPSDVTFGGLLGATNMNTRASEQRPGLRFSYSSSNRSYQHRMMATYSSGMLKNNWAFTFSGSRRVGNEGFNDATSYNAYSFFASIEKKLNDKSSINFTGIFTPNRRGKSSPNTQEVYDLKGIKYNDYWGFLNGNKTNSRIKEVSEPILMLNHYWNLSEKTSINTNVAYQFGRIGNSRIDYNGGANPSAAYYQKLPSYFLRYDDFEGAYDAENNFINDGQINWNQIFDANRTNNDSGLENAYVLYEDRNDDNQFTINSILNTEVNNHISVNGKVEYKQLRSHNFATVIDVLGGDGYLDIDPFGATEEEKQNDLLNPNRIVGKGDVFKYNFNLNTTIIAAFTQAQFRYNKTDFYAALNVSSTTHQREGLYKNGSFSENSLGMSELQKFMNYGFKTGVTYKITGRHLIDINAAYITTAPTTRNTFSNSRENNNVVLDLQSEKTLSTDISYVFRSPIITSKVTAYYTSIKDATEISFYFADGVGGDNTAFVQEILSGISKKHLGLEVGLEAQVTSTLNLKGAAAIGQFTYDNNPNLYLTTEADTESLSAGFVNGFKDFGTTNLQNYKLAAGPQNAYSVGFEYRDPSYWWGGATLNFFSNTFIDISPLNRSRNFYTDDDGLPFLEYDNEVAKELLIQEKFDDYSVVNLVGGKSFLINGYYISVFATVNNLLNKTYKSGGFEQGRNANYRQLLEDKSLDKPVFGNKYWYGRGATYFMNVSVSF
- a CDS encoding endonuclease/exonuclease/phosphatase family protein, yielding MSKKIFFIFIFSLTITVCNSQKNGKKYNIRTVAFYNLENLFDTINDVNKNDEASPIMELKSNRSKVYWDKIEKLSSTIAQIGADKTNTSPAIIGVSEVENLSVLEDLIHSKHLIKNDYGIIHYNSPDKRGIDVAFLYQKKYFNPIHHEAFNPKIFKDNYPVYTRDQLLVSGYLDDELIHIIVNHWPSRRGGEAASRPNREKAAYQNTKIIEQVRKQDTNAKILIMGDFNDDPNNSSFKNVLKTKSRKKEVTEGDLYNPYEDMFRRGFNTLKYRDKINLFDMIFFTSPLLDKGEKDFSTYKMFKAMIFNKRFLTTKKGKYKGYPFRSFSGGNYTGGYSDHYPVYLYLIKEAK
- a CDS encoding Rne/Rng family ribonuclease, whose product is MKTELIIRSNSSDIDFALLRDGKLIELNNETSDNKFSVGDIFLAKIGKVLTGLNAAFVNVGYPKDGFLHYHDLGAQVNSLNSFIKKVSTGKYKEFTLKSFQKEEDINKDGSINQVLKTGQNLLVQIVKEPISTKGPRLSSELSIAGRYLVLVPFSNRVSVSQKIADPKEKERLKRLAKSIKPKGFGVILRTVAEGKKVAELDKDLQNSLERWVRMCKSIPNTNTPTKILSELNRASSILRDVMNDSFTSIVTNDETLKEEIKEYLQEIYPEKEKIVKLHRSETPIFEKYGIERQIKTSFGKTVSMSKGAYLVIEHTEALHVIDVNSGNRSNKAGSQEDTALEVNLISATEIARQLQLRDMGGIIVVDFIDMHKAENRNKLFQHLKDQMALDRTKHKILPPSKFGLVQITRQRVRPELSIKTTEANPNKNGEVEAPIVLLDKIEADLEKFMSTSKGGKIQLNVHPFIASYLTKGVNSIRFKWYLKHKKWITIIPRDAYTYLYYKFKTK
- a CDS encoding HU family DNA-binding protein, giving the protein MTKADIVSKISDKSGIEKTDVLATVEAFMTEVKDALENGDNVYLRGFGSFIIKTRAEKTGRNISKNTTIKIPAHNIPAFKPAKTFTEGVKSKVVVK
- a CDS encoding DUF4302 domain-containing protein, translated to MKKYIKKSFAFLLLIVMATSCIDNTEEMVFEESSSERIQNAISEYKELLISSENGWVVEYYVGVDQSYGGYNFVMKFNEDLTANVVMELGFDDPQSNMYNVIASGGPVLTLNTYNWLTHFFANPSSTNADGFEGDYEFFLLSSTEDTITMKGKKFGNIMKMIKLTETPEEYLTKVTGINDYLSAASGFINIDGTVSPISLSGRHVVLPSEDLDVAFIYTDNGIKLYETTIINGNEVSDFTLDTEADQLVSLDGSTIIELATFPVDMAQDWFIEDVTDANNVSTSFYNSFVDVYNVNYATWGEILSTKILIGNTTIGGLTEQAILFRSGNYSAQYIISFSPVYGGSNQIAMSKVEPGLNWTFYTQLEPLLDLIIGGSPYTTELNSEDNPTEVKYVSNADADFWFVIKL
- a CDS encoding zinc-binding metallopeptidase; amino-acid sequence: MKKIKYLAFILAITFSSCEENDIPNPDKSSISTDFGYENQFDKFLKREFVTPYNIEVLYKLPDIESNFNYTLVPAEYEKSIKLANLIKYLCLDAYSAVAPAGFLEKTFPKMLVFVGSFGYNDNGTILLGTAEGGLKVSLYGVNELDETSPEQLNNYYFNTIHHEFGHVLHQNIPFSADFTQIVGAGYIGDEWSTAWGDNESLEAGFISDYSSNQVSDDFVELISHYVLSTEADWAATIDQAGDVGGPLINQKIAIIKAYLKNSWGIDMDELRDEIQNRYANLSSQDLDNIN